GGCGCTTCAATAAAAGAAGCGCGCCTCTTGTCATGTATTAATTGCATCTGGTACAGTGGCAAGATGGCAGCAGAGGAGGTAGACGTTGATATAGAAGGTGGTGAATCTGAATTGAATTTGAGGTGAGGAATGTTTTGATTGGCACTCGGGGCAGGGTGAAGACATGTCTGCACGATTCATATGCAGATGCGCTGTCTTGTAATTTTGAATGTGCAGCATGTAGTGCTGAGTGCTTTCTGACTACTGTACCTACCTGTCACATTCATGTACGCGATGTACGTACTGCGGCACAACGTGAAAACAGGTGCCCGTTACTTGGAACAATACAACTGTGTTGTATCTTTTAAACCGATTTGAACGCAAAGGGCAGCGTCAATAAACTTTGTTCGTAGAACGCTTGGCAAGATTATCTGTGAAGCTTGCAATCCATTCACAGGGATTTGCTGTGATCCTACTGCTTGCCACTAGTTAACATCAAGCCTGAAGAAAAATAATGATATTCTGTTGGCCTTATGAGAAAGGAAAAGTGTCAGCTATGTTAGAAATGTGTGTTTGCGGAGCGTCTTGCAGCAGAGGAAATGCTGTTGGTAGGACGGTAAGTGACATCTGCCGATAAAGCGCCACAATGGGGTCACAATTTTGCTAACAGTGACatcattataatattttataaacacCAAAAACAGATTGGTTTTTATAGTACAGGTTACTGTACAGTTGAGTCACAGTTTGCCAGTGATGCAGGGTCTGGATAAACTGCATTGGATATAGCCTTTTATTGATGCCACTCGTCAAATGATTGTTATTAtcaacattatttaattttttttttgaagtgaCATTAATGGTGGAACCTCCGGATTCCTGCAGGATCACTATTTACAGTCAACATGGAGACCTAGCCCTGGTGTAATAGTAAGTATGACGAGCATCTCATTATTCTGTTAATAAAGTAGTTCTTTTATGAAGTTCTTGTGTGTAGAGTGTGTGTATTACTCTGAGCTTCTCTTGTGTGTAGGGGGTGTGTATTACTCTGAGCTCCTCTTGTGTGTAGGGTATATGGGTATTACTCTGAGCTCCTCTTGTGTGTAGGTTATATGGGTATTACTGTGAGCTCCTCTTGTGTGTAGGGTATATGGGTATTACTCTGAGCTTCTCTTGTGTGTAGGGTATATGGGTATTACTGTGAGCTCCTCTTGTGTGTAGGGTATATGGGTATTACTGTGAGCTCCTCTTGTGTGTAGGGTGTGGGTATTACTCTGAGCTCCTCTTGTGTGTAGGGTATATGGGTATTACTCTGAGCTTCTCTTGTGTGTAGGGTATATGGGTATTACTGTGAGCTCCTCTTGTGTGTAGGGTATATGGGTATTACTCTGAGCTCCTCTTGTGTGTAGGGTATATGGGTATTACTGTGAGCTCCTCTTGTGTGTAGGGTATATGGGTATTACTGTAAGCTCCTCTTGTGTGTAGGGTATATGGGTATTACTGTGAGCTCCTCTTGTGTGTAGGGTATATGGGTATTACTGTGAGCTCCTCTTGTGTGTAGGGTATATGGGTATTACTCTGAGCTTCTCTTGTGTGTAGGGTATATGGGTATTACTCTGAGCTCCTCTTGTGTGTGGGGTATATGGGTATTACTCTGAGCCTCCTGTGGCCAGGTTGCCAGTTTTCCTGCCTTAGGCACatgtttggttttgtatttagAATAAGCATTGTCCTGCACTCTGTGTTCCCCTCTCCTGTAGCCCTGGACGTTAGATAGCTCCATCAGCGATGAGAACCGGGTGGTCATTGAGAACATGCTGCTTGAAGAAGAGTATCCTTTTCCCAAGGGCTGTTTCTGGCATCCCCACAGTTTGTAGACAGCCCTTGAGAGCAAAAGAGGGTCAGGAAAGTGTAGAGTTGGTTAGACTGACAGATGATCAATATCAAACTTATAATGGGAAAACCAAGATTTCTTTTGTTTGCTGATGGCTGTATGTTAATATGCAGTAGTTTGACCCTCAATATTAAGAACTTTTCCAATGAACAAGTGTTACATTTTCATGGAATGCCCACAGAAGTACCATTCTTCAGCTGTATTATAACATTTTATTCCCACTTTATTTATCTAGTTATCTGGTTAGGACTGGTGTGGCAATGCACTGCTTTATATTGAAATGCTGTCGCAACCCCCTCCAATCTTCAGCAAAATACTGTTGTATTTGTTAACAAGTTGATAGATATTATCTAACAGGTAAGCAGCTGCCCCAGAACTTGTGGACCAGTGATAAGCAAGGAACTGAAAAAGTAAAGAGGTGAGTAGTTTGCTTTAATGAAATTCTGCTACTGAGCAGTTGTTTCTGTCAATGTAGTCGTCTTTGATTGAGTCCTATACTTCAGTATAAGTCCAGAGGGCTTTGACAAGGGCACGACGGGTCTACAGGTTTAACATAATACCCAACAGCAGTAATACATTACACTGTATTAATTAGTTTGCATGATTGCATTCAAATGTTCAGTCAATCAATGCCACTTTCATGCAAGATCAAAATAAAAGAACAGTTGTTTTAAGTGATCCAATCTCAACTGAAGAGCAAATCTCAAAAGTATCTATtccatagtgtgtgtgtgtgggggggggggggggggggggacagtgtTGTTGTCATTGCCATTTGAAGATCTGCAATAGgaatattaaataatgtaattggatCTAGTAAGAGGTACAGTTTTGCACAATAGCACACAAAGTGAACACTGAATATCTCAGGATTTTGTCTAACAATCCATGTGCTGTACAGGTCACCAGTGAAATCATCCACCTTCCCGATTCGCTGGACACAAGAGGAAAAGGACGTTTTTGAAAAAGGActggtaaatacattttatacttgTGTCAGAGCTTGACCAGGTAtccaaaaactgtaaaaacaaagacTCAGGTAGACATTTCAGACTTGGTATCCTCAATAAAGTGCCGATCGAGATTGAATTTACAGATTGCAGTCTGTGATTATGTGGACTCTCGGTATGTGTGTGCACTAGAGTGTAACAGTGCAGTAATATCACAATACGATTTGCATagcaatacatgtgatggtcctaatgggctacttgtatgatgcatttTAAGATCAAATGATCACAAATGAAACGAGATAGGAAGAGCATGCATTCATATCAGTTATAAAGCACACACCTGTCCTTCATTCAACAACTGcaatgagctgtgttgtgtttttggtCTTGTTTCACAACACAAGCGATACACACATCTATACGATAtaacatgtaaagaaagcatcccAGTGACTCTATCAACCCACTCCTCAATGCTCCTTAGGCTCAGTTTGGCCGGAGGTGGACTAAGATTGCCAAGCTGATCGGTAGCCGCTCTGTCCTGCAGGTGAAGGGCTATGCTAGGCAGTTCTTTAAAACCAAGGTGAGTGCGCCAGCCCTTTGCTCTTTAAACACTGTTccactgaaacaaaaacaaagttaaaGTTACAGCTTTACCCAGTGTAAAGCCGTTGCATTAGATGGCACTTTCCAATGTGTTTTCAGTGTGTGTAGTCAAAAAGAGGGTCAGTTAACCACTCCTTGCCTGATTAATAGAACagcggtatttagatctgccactagACAATTCAAATAGAGCCGTATAGTTATAGCATAATGTAACCGCCCAGTTTCCTTGGGGTGTAACAGTAAAACATATTGAAGTGTCACCTGTATGGGTAAGATAGtagaagctgctgctgctgactgTGGCATCGGGCTGATCTGCTCTGTGTGTTTGCATTCTCTGCAGGCTAAGACAGACAACCCCTCTAAAGACAGAAGCAGCCAAGAGATCCCGTGTGTCTCTTCCGGTGATGGGTCAGGGAGCGAGTCTCGCCCCGCTTCGTTCTGTGAAGCTCAGGCTGACACCCACCTCAACACAGTGAGGATTGAGAGGCTGTCGGACGACGAAGACGTTGATATCACCGACGATGCTGATGGAGGTGCACGTCTTCAGCTCTCCGATGTGGAAGGAGAGACCCCGGAGGAGGGAAGCACACACACTGCGAGCTGTGTGGAAGCAGAGGAGGTCCAGCCTAGCTCAGTGACAGTACCCACCTCCGCTGTGGAGCCTGAAACCTCCTCTACTTATTATGAAGTTCATGATGCAGTTGGAGGTCAGCTTTCTGGGTTAACCCCAACAGCAGCTTGCGAAGGACAAGCAACCCTGTCAGTAGAACTCGACTCCGGCCCCAGTTCTGATTGCATATCCAGCAAGGAAGGTGCTGATCCGCTGGTATTGAACCCTGTGACGCCTGATGAGGAAAATGAGGCAGACAGAGTCTTTGTACAGTCGCTACCTGAGCATGAATTGAGCGAGGGGACAGGTACTGCACAGTGTCATTTAACCCTTCCGTTGAGAATTTTGATACGCCTGTCATGTTATCGAAACCTAATATTTGTGCAGAATCAATGCAAGGAAATACTAAATGTGGCAGAATTATGTATGTTCATCACAAGTTAGAGAATGTTtgggtttaaaaatgtatttccatcaTTGCAACTACCTGTATAATTGGGATAAAACTTGGTAGAGACATTCTATACCACAAATCCTGGAGGTTGCTGTCAGATCTCACTGTGGCCTGCTAACGCATGAGCCCTAGTTAATGATTTCTTCTACCTGTATGGTTTCAGCTCAGTCAGAGCAGGTTCCAGGTACTGATTATGAGAgccctgaggaggaggaggaggagcaggaggaggaagAGATGCTAAAACCACCCGAAGAGGAAGTAGAAATGGACAGAAGCGCCATCATTGAAGAGGAGAAGCAAGCCATCTCAGAGTTCTTCGAGGGGAGATCTTCAAAAACACCAGAGCGCTACCTCAAAATCAGGAACTACATCCTGGACCTGTGGTGAGACGTGGGATTGCTTATTGGCCGACATCTAGAGCAGACCTGATATAGCTGTGCAGAATTGTAATTGCAGTGTAATTCCACACCTTTCCAAGCTTCAGCGATCGGAgcgatcattattcttgtatcaTTCAAACACTTTTTGTGACCCCAtctgtttgaaaaaaatgaaactcatacagtatgtttctgtatttatacCTGTGATTATTGCATGGCTACTTAGAATAAATTGAGTGAACGTGTTCATGTGTTGTAGTTGTTTATATTACTTTTTAGTATagttgtaattactgcagcatgattgtaactgtaattttaatttcagcaaacaattctgctgttgTAATTGTAATTCACACCAGAGCTGATATGGATACATGTTTCGGAAGCTCAGCTCTTAAAGCTCTAGACAAAAAAATGGTCATCGGTTTATAGAAATTAAAAAATACTTCTGTAGGGGAAAGTATAGCTAGATATAGACACCTGCATACTTTCTACTGGTTATTGTAAATGTAGAGTCTGCACTCTCATGACCCCTGGTGGTACAGATTGGAAATGCACCCTATTGTATTGTGTCCTCATCTCCGTAACAACCATTACTAATAAGGATTTGTGTGACAGGGAGAAGTGCAAACCCAAGTACCTGAATAAAACCTCAGTCAGGCCTGGTCTGAAGAACTGTGGAGATGTTAACTGCATCGGGAGGATCCACACATACCTGGAGCTGATAGGAGCGATAAACTTCGGCTGTGGTAAGAGGAGGAGATGTATGAGGAACGCACATCATGCTAGGTCAGACCTGGTTCATAGCTTTGATATGAGGAATGCACATCACGCTGGATCAGACCTGGTTCATAGCTTTGATATGAGGAATGCACATCACGCTGGATGAGACCTGGTTCATAGCTTTGATATGAGGAATGCACATCACGCTGGATCAGACCTGATTCATAGCTTTGATATGAGGAATGCACATCATGCTGGATGAGACCTGGTGTGACATTAGTGTATCGTTACACCTCTAATTAATCCCTCCTGACCCAGGATAGCTCAGCAAAGTGAAGTATTTATCATGTGCAGATTACTGTATTACCATCTGGGCTAATTGCTCAGTATTGTGTGCTTTATGTAGCCTGTGATTAACTTACTGtatattaactttattttttcaaatcagAACAGGCAATCTATAACAGACCTAGACTGGTGGATAAAACACGCTTTAAAGAAGGAAAGGACACAATGGAAGCCTACCAGCTGGCTCAGAGACTGCAGTCAATGGTAAGAGTCACTGGAACTGggtgttataaaaacaaaaaagttcacAAGCATGATGAAGATTCAGaccaatgtattttttaaatttttgtttattttttggaagCGCACCAGAAAGCGTCGCGTTCGGGACGTGTGGGGTAACTGGCGTGATGCCAGAGATCTAGAAGGACAAACGTACGAGGTATTTGTCTCGGTTGTAGTTCAGTTTTGAATTGTCCGCTGTGCAAGATCTGATTGTAAAGTTTGCTAGTATACATGAGCTATAGTCATAGTCTTTTTATTTCTGGCATGATTAACAGATCTTGTCTGTTATTTAATGCTAACAGCCCTGCATAACCAGCTCATcacagttattatttgttttgttatgtgttaCTTTTTAAAAGGCGCCATAAGGATAGCAGCACCGTGATTCAGATTTCTAACCATAACTTCATTGCCCACCAGTCATTCAGTTAATTGCATGTATGCATACTGTTCTTCAGCCGGGTTACTGTGTACTGTTCTCTGCTTTGTCTGTTAGCACCTTACTGCCGAGGAGCTGGCCAAAA
The Acipenser ruthenus chromosome 10, fAciRut3.2 maternal haplotype, whole genome shotgun sequence DNA segment above includes these coding regions:
- the LOC117402523 gene encoding histone H2A deubiquitinase MYSM1-like isoform X1; this translates as MAAEEVDVDIEGGESELNLSDINGGTSGFLQDHYLQSTWRPSPGVIPWTLDSSISDENRVVIENMLLEEEYYLTGKQLPQNLWTSDKQGTEKVKRSPVKSSTFPIRWTQEEKDVFEKGLAQFGRRWTKIAKLIGSRSVLQVKGYARQFFKTKAKTDNPSKDRSSQEIPCVSSGDGSGSESRPASFCEAQADTHLNTVRIERLSDDEDVDITDDADGGARLQLSDVEGETPEEGSTHTASCVEAEEVQPSSVTVPTSAVEPETSSTYYEVHDAVGGQLSGLTPTAACEGQATLSVELDSGPSSDCISSKEGADPLVLNPVTPDEENEADRVFVQSLPEHELSEGTAQSEQVPGTDYESPEEEEEEQEEEEMLKPPEEEVEMDRSAIIEEEKQAISEFFEGRSSKTPERYLKIRNYILDLWEKCKPKYLNKTSVRPGLKNCGDVNCIGRIHTYLELIGAINFGCEQAIYNRPRLVDKTRFKEGKDTMEAYQLAQRLQSMRTRKRRVRDVWGNWRDARDLEGQTYEHLTAEELAKRREEDKKRLPKPPKVLRQAKNSFDPFQLIPCQAFGDEKQEPFQVRVSGEALVVMDMHAHVSMAEVIGLLGGGYSEGERVLEICVAEPCNSLSTGLQCEMDPVSQTQASEALAGRGYSVVGWYHSHPAFDPNPSLRDIDTQAKFQSYFSRGGAQFIGMIVSPYNPTNASPHSQVTCLIVSQDLGSAGAHGLPFKFEIQQSPQEPQWPLVFKKAEWIIDKYRLSRGSVPMDRIFRRDSNLSCLEKMLASMRNSLGSLCNGTATEGFLAQIETLFLDTFAAENRNSAVLGAEESKTMCPFEQTSV
- the LOC117402523 gene encoding histone H2A deubiquitinase MYSM1-like isoform X2; amino-acid sequence: MAAEEVDVDIEGGESELNLSDINGGTSGFLQDHYLQSTWRPSPGVIPWTLDSSISDENRVVIENMLLEEEYYLTGKQLPQNLWTSDKQGTEKVKRSPVKSSTFPIRWTQEEKDVFEKGLAQFGRRWTKIAKLIGSRSVLQVKGYARQFFKTKAKTDNPSKDRSSQEIPCVSSGDGSGSESRPASFCEAQADTHLNTVRIERLSDDEDVDITDDADGGARLQLSDVEGETPEEGSTHTASCVEAEEVQPSSVTVPTSAVEPETSSTYYEVHDAVGGQLSGLTPTAACEGQATLSVELDSGPSSDCISSKEGADPLVLNPVTPDEENEADRVFVQSLPEHELSEGTAQSEQVPGTDYESPEEEEEEQEEEEMLKPPEEEVEMDRSAIIEEEKQAISEFFEGRSSKTPERYLKIRNYILDLWEKCKPKYLNKTSVRPGLKNCGDVNCIGRIHTYLELIGAINFGCEQAIYNRPRLVDKTRFKEGKDTMEAYQLAQRLQSMRTRKRRVRDVWGNWRDARDLEGQTYEHLTAEELAKRREEDKKRLPKPPKVLRQAKNSFDPFQLIPCQAFGDEKQEPFQVRVSGEALVVMDMHAHVSMAEVIGLLGGGYSEGERVLEICVAEPCNSLSTGLQCEMDPVSQTQASEALAGRGYSVVGWYHSHPAFDPNPSLRDIDTQAKFQSYFSRGGAQFIGMIVSPYNPTNASPHSQVTCLIVSQDLGSAGAHGLPFKFEIQQSPQEPQWPLVFKKAEWIIDKYRLSRGVPMDRIFRRDSNLSCLEKMLASMRNSLGSLCNGTATEGFLAQIETLFLDTFAAENRNSAVLGAEESKTMCPFEQTSV
- the LOC117402523 gene encoding histone H2A deubiquitinase MYSM1-like isoform X3, with the protein product MAAEEVDVDIEGGESELNLSDINGGTSGFLQDHYLQSTWRPSPGVIPWTLDSSISDENRVVIENMLLEEEYYLTGKQLPQNLWTSDKQGTEKVKRSPVKSSTFPIRWTQEEKDVFEKGLAQFGRRWTKIAKLIGSRSVLQVKGYARQFFKTKAKTDNPSKDRSSQEIPCVSSGDGSGSESRPASFCEAQADTHLNTVRIERLSDDEDVDITDDADGGARLQLSDVEGETPEEGSTHTASCVEAEEVQPSSVTVPTSAVEPETSSTYYEVHDAVGGQLSGLTPTAACEGQATLSVELDSGPSSDCISSKEGADPLVLNPVTPDEENEADRVFVQSLPEHELSEGTAQSEQVPGTDYESPEEEEEEQEEEEMLKPPEEEVEMDRSAIIEEEKQAISEFFEGRSSKTPERYLKIRNYILDLWEKCKPKYLNKTSVRPGLKNCGDVNCIGRIHTYLELIGAINFGCEQAIYNRPRLVDKTRFKEGKDTMEAYQLAQRLQSMHLTAEELAKRREEDKKRLPKPPKVLRQAKNSFDPFQLIPCQAFGDEKQEPFQVRVSGEALVVMDMHAHVSMAEVIGLLGGGYSEGERVLEICVAEPCNSLSTGLQCEMDPVSQTQASEALAGRGYSVVGWYHSHPAFDPNPSLRDIDTQAKFQSYFSRGGAQFIGMIVSPYNPTNASPHSQVTCLIVSQDLGSAGAHGLPFKFEIQQSPQEPQWPLVFKKAEWIIDKYRLSRGSVPMDRIFRRDSNLSCLEKMLASMRNSLGSLCNGTATEGFLAQIETLFLDTFAAENRNSAVLGAEESKTMCPFEQTSV